The proteins below come from a single Aphanothece sacrum FPU1 genomic window:
- the kaiC gene encoding circadian clock protein KaiC: MSQDNEQDYIQKLETSIPGFDFLSEGGLPKGRATLIAGTAGSSKTVFACQFLVEGIKKGENGVFVTFEEPPKALRKNMRGFGWNIGEWEEERKWAFVDASPQPGEQPMVTGEYDLGALIARIEFAIRKYKAKRVSLDSLGAIFSHLTDSAQIRSDLFRLASALRELEVTSIMTAERTAEYGEISRYGVEEFVADNVVILRNVLSDEKRRRTIEILKYRGTNHQKGEYPFTIIPNRGVVILPLSAIELEQKSSNIRITSGSEELDRMCGGGFFRDSIILVSGATGTGKTLMVTEFMAGGVMNGERCLIFAFEESREQLFRNATGWGVDFEKMEREGKLKVVCRYPETTGLEHHLIMMKEIIEEFKPNRVAVDSLSALERVSALKGFREFIIGLTSFIKQQEIGGLFTSTTPTLLGGSSITEAHISTITDSIILLRYVEMYGEMRRGITVLKMRGSMHDKDIREFSIDNKGMHIGKPFRNVTGILAGTPMYTAQSEVDRLSTMFEE; the protein is encoded by the coding sequence ATGAGTCAAGATAACGAACAGGACTATATCCAGAAATTAGAAACCTCCATCCCAGGATTCGATTTTTTATCAGAAGGAGGACTTCCCAAAGGTAGGGCCACTTTAATCGCAGGAACTGCCGGAAGTTCTAAAACGGTGTTTGCTTGTCAGTTTCTGGTTGAAGGCATTAAAAAGGGAGAAAATGGAGTCTTTGTCACGTTTGAAGAACCCCCCAAGGCACTACGGAAAAATATGCGCGGTTTTGGCTGGAATATTGGCGAATGGGAAGAAGAACGCAAATGGGCCTTTGTGGATGCTTCTCCCCAACCAGGAGAACAACCGATGGTCACGGGAGAGTACGATTTAGGGGCGTTAATTGCTCGCATTGAATTTGCTATTCGTAAATATAAGGCTAAACGGGTTTCTCTCGACTCATTAGGGGCAATTTTTAGTCATTTAACTGATAGCGCACAGATTCGCAGTGATTTATTTCGTTTAGCTTCAGCCTTGCGAGAATTAGAAGTTACTTCTATTATGACTGCAGAAAGAACGGCTGAATATGGAGAAATTAGTCGTTATGGAGTCGAGGAATTTGTCGCGGATAATGTGGTTATTTTGCGAAATGTCCTCAGCGATGAAAAACGCCGTCGGACTATTGAAATCCTAAAATATCGCGGCACAAATCATCAAAAAGGTGAATATCCTTTTACCATTATTCCTAATCGTGGGGTGGTTATTCTTCCTCTATCTGCTATTGAACTCGAACAAAAATCATCTAATATTCGTATTACCTCTGGCAGTGAAGAATTAGATAGAATGTGTGGGGGTGGATTTTTTCGTGATTCTATCATTTTAGTCTCAGGGGCCACCGGAACTGGTAAGACTTTAATGGTGACTGAATTTATGGCCGGAGGGGTCATGAATGGGGAAAGATGTTTAATTTTTGCTTTTGAAGAAAGTCGGGAACAACTATTTCGTAATGCTACTGGTTGGGGGGTTGATTTTGAGAAGATGGAACGAGAAGGAAAACTAAAAGTTGTCTGTCGTTATCCTGAAACCACAGGATTAGAACATCACCTCATTATGATGAAGGAAATTATCGAAGAATTTAAACCAAATCGAGTAGCGGTTGATAGTCTTTCTGCTTTAGAAAGAGTGTCTGCTCTTAAAGGGTTTCGAGAATTTATTATTGGCTTAACTTCTTTTATTAAACAACAAGAAATTGGGGGATTATTTACGTCTACAACTCCAACTCTTTTAGGAGGTTCATCCATTACAGAGGCTCATATTTCTACTATTACGGACTCAATTATTTTACTACGATATGTAGAAATGTATGGGGAAATGCGTCGAGGAATTACCGTATTAAAAATGCGTGGTTCAATGCACGATAAAGATATTCGGGAATTTTCTATTGATAATAAAGGAATGCACATAGGTAAACCTTTCCGCAATGTAACCGGAATTTTAGCTGGAACTCCTATGTATACAGCACAAAGTGAAGTAGATAGATTAAGTACAATGTTTGAGGAATAA
- a CDS encoding flavin monoamine oxidase family protein, translating into MNTLIKPLTKTNNSKKVLILGAGIAGLTAAYELNKVGHQVTVLEAKMSSGGRIKTLREQFADELYTEAGAARIPSNHDWVFHYIKHFNLQTSPFYPEQLDFVHYCQNQRIRICDEKQVTLGQYPLDFSEEEKNMTLKDLWHKVFSPFFPEMGDPSLLNWPYDSLKKYDFMTVKEFLISQGISKNVSKMFGLGHMDFSKDKYSALEIFRLTAFGLKENQKVKIVGGFDQLPKAFARHLQDKIFYGAKVFSLVQNHNNVIVFYKKGGFEHKISADYLICTIPFSVLRHLAISPSLSKAKNRAIQEMSYMSASRVFFQVRKRYWLEQNYNGFGLADYPTELWHSTFDLAQQRGILVSYFKGSSSQKITSMIESERVNYAQKQLKFMLPGLIDYLEGGFSFCWDEDEYALGAHSFLNTGQVTQLLPHSASSEGRIHFAGEHTSAWHGWIQGAIESGYRAATEINNLTNTT; encoded by the coding sequence ATGAATACTTTAATCAAACCATTAACAAAAACAAATAACTCTAAAAAGGTGTTGATTTTGGGAGCAGGAATAGCAGGATTAACAGCAGCTTACGAATTAAACAAAGTTGGACATCAGGTTACAGTTTTAGAAGCAAAAATGAGTTCGGGTGGACGTATAAAAACTTTGCGTGAACAATTTGCTGATGAACTTTATACCGAAGCAGGAGCAGCACGCATCCCCAGTAATCATGATTGGGTTTTCCACTATATCAAACATTTTAATCTACAAACATCTCCTTTTTATCCAGAGCAATTAGATTTTGTTCATTATTGTCAAAATCAAAGAATTAGAATTTGTGATGAAAAACAAGTAACTTTAGGTCAATATCCTCTTGATTTTTCAGAAGAAGAAAAAAACATGACATTAAAAGATTTATGGCACAAAGTTTTTAGTCCATTTTTTCCAGAAATGGGCGATCCTTCCTTACTGAATTGGCCTTATGATTCTTTAAAAAAATATGATTTTATGACAGTAAAAGAGTTCCTTATTTCTCAAGGTATATCTAAAAATGTATCAAAAATGTTCGGCTTGGGTCACATGGATTTTAGCAAAGATAAATACTCTGCTCTAGAAATTTTCCGCTTAACAGCTTTTGGACTTAAAGAAAATCAAAAGGTTAAAATTGTCGGTGGTTTTGACCAATTACCTAAAGCTTTTGCCAGACATCTTCAAGATAAAATTTTTTATGGCGCAAAAGTATTTTCTTTGGTTCAAAACCATAATAATGTTATTGTTTTTTATAAAAAAGGAGGTTTTGAACATAAAATTAGTGCCGATTATTTAATTTGCACAATTCCCTTTTCTGTACTGCGTCATTTAGCCATATCTCCTTCATTATCTAAAGCTAAAAATAGAGCTATTCAGGAAATGTCTTATATGAGTGCATCGAGAGTTTTCTTTCAAGTAAGAAAGCGTTATTGGTTAGAGCAAAATTACAATGGTTTTGGTTTGGCAGACTATCCTACTGAACTTTGGCATTCTACCTTTGATCTTGCCCAACAAAGAGGAATATTGGTTTCTTATTTCAAAGGTTCATCTTCACAAAAAATAACATCAATGATAGAATCAGAAAGAGTAAACTATGCTCAAAAGCAATTAAAATTTATGCTTCCAGGTTTAATTGATTATCTTGAAGGAGGTTTTTCATTTTGTTGGGATGAAGATGAATATGCACTAGGAGCTCATAGTTTCTTGAATACAGGACAAGTTACTCAACTTTTACCACATAGTGCTAGTTCTGAAGGCAGAATACATTTTGCTGGCGAACATACTTCAGCATGGCATGGTTGGATACAAGGAGCAATTGAATCTGGTTATCGTGCAGCAACAGAAATTAATAATTTAACTAATACTACCTAA
- a CDS encoding class II aldolase/adducin family protein has translation MNQLNHTIDAQRQFEIFDESQARIYLAAVYRLIDFFGWADLTLTHASTRVPNSDCHFLINPFGIKFNQIKASDLVKLDFESNIIGNNNQITINPTGFIQHSSIYKSRPDINTIIHAHTPYGVALSTLDSGLLYIDQAAMVFYDKIAYHDYDGLAVDHQEGKRIAEALGKDKLCLIQRNHGITVCGQKIDDAFIYLYMLEFACRTQILAMSTGAKLIQPSSEIVSSFSKQIDQFKQKLDVNPSTKKINSFGFKALINKLDRLDPSYRD, from the coding sequence ATGAATCAATTAAACCATACTATTGATGCACAAAGACAATTTGAGATCTTCGATGAATCTCAAGCAAGAATTTATTTAGCAGCAGTTTATCGACTTATTGACTTTTTTGGTTGGGCTGATTTAACCTTAACCCATGCTAGTACCAGAGTGCCAAATTCGGATTGCCATTTTCTGATTAATCCATTTGGAATTAAATTTAATCAGATCAAAGCTTCTGATTTAGTAAAACTTGATTTTGAAAGTAATATTATTGGTAATAATAATCAAATAACTATTAATCCTACAGGTTTTATTCAGCATAGCTCTATTTACAAATCTAGACCAGATATTAACACAATCATTCATGCTCATACTCCTTATGGGGTAGCATTATCAACCCTTGATAGTGGGTTACTATATATTGATCAAGCAGCCATGGTTTTTTATGACAAAATAGCCTATCATGACTATGACGGTTTAGCTGTAGATCATCAAGAAGGAAAACGCATAGCCGAGGCTTTAGGTAAAGATAAATTATGCTTGATCCAACGTAATCATGGAATAACTGTTTGTGGCCAAAAAATAGATGATGCTTTCATTTATTTGTATATGTTAGAGTTTGCTTGTCGAACACAGATTTTGGCGATGTCAACGGGGGCAAAATTAATTCAACCATCTTCAGAAATTGTCTCATCTTTTAGTAAACAAATTGATCAATTTAAACAGAAACTTGATGTTAATCCTAGTACAAAAAAGATTAATTCTTTTGGATTTAAAGCTTTAATCAATAAACTTGATCGTCTAGATCCTTCTTATAGAGATTAA
- a CDS encoding glycosyltransferase family 2 protein — protein sequence MEQLELSHTKIEQNYRIFSDKISIVIPIFNEVDSLSELINRTANILQENYLDYEIICVDDGSEDGSTNLLCQLARSRTDLKAVILRRNYGQTSAMSAGFNYAQGQIIVTLDGDLQNDPKDIPRLLSKLKEGYDLVSGWRKNRQDDRITRLIPSQIANWTIGKVTGVKLHDYGCSLKAYRSELIADLNLYGELHRFLPALAYIEGAKITEIPVNHYARIHGKSKYGLGRTFRVLMDLLTVFFMKKFLTRPMHGFGFLGLISMVLGVACGSYLTFLKLVVGQSIGHRPLLILAVLLLLTGVQLFSFGLLAELGMRTYHESQKRPIYRVRDVISSASESTLLSNR from the coding sequence ATGGAACAATTAGAATTATCTCATACTAAGATAGAGCAAAATTATCGAATTTTCTCTGATAAAATATCAATTGTTATTCCCATTTTTAATGAGGTGGATAGTTTATCAGAGTTAATTAACCGGACTGCTAATATTTTACAAGAAAACTATCTAGATTATGAAATTATTTGTGTTGATGATGGTTCAGAGGATGGCTCAACTAATTTACTATGTCAATTAGCTCGTAGTCGAACAGATTTAAAAGCAGTTATCTTGCGTCGAAATTATGGGCAAACATCCGCTATGTCTGCGGGATTTAATTATGCTCAAGGACAAATTATTGTCACTTTAGATGGAGATTTACAAAATGATCCTAAGGATATTCCTCGATTACTTTCTAAGTTAAAAGAAGGGTATGATCTAGTTAGTGGTTGGCGTAAAAATAGACAAGATGATCGTATAACTCGTTTAATTCCTTCTCAAATTGCTAATTGGACAATTGGTAAAGTAACGGGAGTGAAACTTCATGATTATGGTTGTTCTTTAAAAGCTTATCGGTCTGAATTAATCGCCGATCTTAATTTGTATGGTGAATTACATCGATTTTTACCCGCATTAGCTTATATTGAAGGGGCAAAAATTACGGAAATTCCGGTTAATCATTATGCTCGTATTCATGGCAAAAGTAAATACGGTTTAGGGCGAACTTTTCGAGTTTTAATGGATTTATTAACCGTATTTTTTATGAAAAAATTCCTAACTCGTCCTATGCACGGGTTTGGGTTTTTAGGTTTAATTTCTATGGTGTTAGGGGTAGCTTGTGGCAGTTATTTAACCTTTTTAAAGTTGGTTGTAGGTCAAAGTATTGGTCATCGTCCCTTACTCATTTTAGCGGTGCTTTTGTTATTAACTGGGGTACAATTATTTAGCTTTGGGTTATTAGCTGAATTAGGTATGAGGACTTATCATGAATCCCAAAAACGCCCTATTTATCGCGTCCGTGATGTGATTAGTTCAGCCTCTGAATCAACATTATTAAGTAATCGATAA
- a CDS encoding cytochrome P450, whose amino-acid sequence MDREIPNDKISGEKMKSLLENPLVQLRGDNYYREAIRYFQSPYGEIHQESLESGEFHKKLSRITFSILRSLSREEIAEVVWETLENWVKNRQQPIQITNLFTEIRPLMIVVMFKLLFKENISSKQLSIYSKAIENLHDTLKGTALRSHSIRRKMYEDIKEQVKSQHFCSFFQKKDLEELDNEILAKHIGGVFFHTGVVQILEFICHTLVPICQIQEIKNNLQEYVSKLNWYPQWEEIDTYNYLDYVCNESLRLFPLIGKTNRQVSETFTSEDISFEKNSVLYINFYKNHRLHWDNPEEFKPNRWDENSAEATAKQIRKDNFLPFGTAPRTCPAESFSRNIGKLFIIGILKYTDFKIPTKYIHTRRIPEGVPVVMSLNSCAEKIRSTTINKSRDVSASDLLISLENSLDAIDESASVELSIRKIVNQIFRDLQKGSFRLAVFYPLIRDVDIWFNFYLRKIQKK is encoded by the coding sequence ATGGACAGAGAAATACCTAATGACAAAATCTCCGGTGAAAAGATGAAAAGTCTTTTAGAAAATCCCTTAGTTCAATTGCGAGGGGATAATTATTACCGTGAAGCAATTCGTTATTTTCAGTCACCTTATGGAGAAATTCATCAAGAAAGTCTTGAATCAGGAGAGTTTCATAAAAAATTATCTCGGATTACTTTCTCGATTTTGCGATCGCTTTCTAGGGAAGAAATAGCAGAAGTAGTCTGGGAAACCTTAGAAAATTGGGTCAAAAACCGGCAACAACCAATTCAGATTACTAATTTATTTACCGAGATTCGTCCTTTGATGATTGTGGTAATGTTTAAGCTATTATTTAAAGAAAATATTAGTTCAAAACAATTATCAATCTATAGTAAAGCAATAGAAAATTTGCATGATACTCTTAAAGGTACAGCCTTACGTTCTCATTCCATTCGGAGAAAGATGTATGAAGATATTAAAGAACAAGTAAAAAGTCAACATTTTTGTAGTTTTTTTCAGAAAAAAGATTTAGAAGAACTTGACAACGAAATTTTGGCTAAACATATTGGAGGTGTTTTTTTTCATACAGGTGTTGTGCAAATACTTGAATTTATTTGTCATACTTTAGTACCAATATGTCAAATACAAGAGATTAAAAATAATTTACAAGAATATGTAAGTAAATTAAACTGGTATCCTCAATGGGAAGAAATTGATACCTATAATTATTTAGATTATGTCTGTAATGAATCCTTACGTTTATTTCCTCTCATTGGTAAGACTAATCGACAAGTTAGTGAAACTTTTACCAGTGAAGATATTAGTTTTGAAAAAAACTCAGTTTTATATATAAACTTTTATAAAAATCATCGGTTACATTGGGATAATCCAGAAGAATTCAAGCCAAATCGATGGGATGAGAATAGTGCAGAAGCTACAGCAAAACAGATAAGAAAAGACAATTTTCTTCCCTTTGGTACTGCACCCAGAACTTGTCCTGCTGAAAGTTTTTCAAGAAATATTGGCAAATTATTTATTATTGGTATCCTAAAATATACCGATTTTAAAATTCCTACTAAATATATTCATACTAGACGTATTCCTGAAGGAGTACCCGTAGTAATGAGTCTTAATTCTTGTGCTGAAAAAATTAGATCAACGACAATAAATAAATCTAGAGATGTTTCTGCTAGTGATTTACTTATTTCCCTTGAAAATAGTTTAGATGCTATTGATGAATCAGCATCAGTAGAATTAAGTATTCGTAAGATTGTTAATCAAATATTTAGAGATTTACAAAAAGGTAGTTTTCGCTTGGCTGTATTCTATCCTCTAATCAGAGATGTAGATATTTGGTTTAATTTTTACTTAAGAAAGATTCAAAAGAAATAA
- a CDS encoding diacylglycerol/polyprenol kinase family protein — protein sequence MLFPIKSLSELLSLLDSISAVWYPLSVVALYLGIIIALAEGLNRLRGTNAEFTRKIVHIGSGNVIVLAWWLQIPLWVILGASVIASIVALISYFLPILPSINSVGRKSLGTFFYAISIGILAYYFWSNHQPQYTAIGILVMAWGDGMAAIVGQNWGKHPYHIFGVSKSWEGSLTMMGVSVFVTSLILLSIGSPIGLTVLISLLVGVFATGLEAFSIWGIDNLTVPVGSAIVAFYLGQRL from the coding sequence ATGTTATTCCCCATTAAGTCTTTGTCTGAATTACTATCATTATTAGACTCTATTTCTGCTGTTTGGTATCCCTTAAGTGTGGTTGCCCTCTATTTAGGGATTATTATTGCCCTGGCAGAAGGATTAAACCGTTTACGGGGAACAAATGCCGAATTTACCCGTAAAATCGTGCATATTGGCTCAGGAAATGTTATCGTATTAGCATGGTGGCTCCAAATTCCTTTATGGGTTATTCTAGGAGCATCTGTTATTGCCAGTATTGTCGCCTTAATCTCCTATTTTCTACCCATTCTTCCCAGTATCAACAGCGTGGGACGAAAAAGCTTAGGAACTTTCTTTTATGCTATCAGTATCGGTATTTTAGCTTATTATTTTTGGTCAAATCATCAACCCCAATATACAGCAATTGGCATTTTAGTTATGGCCTGGGGTGATGGGATGGCCGCTATTGTGGGTCAAAATTGGGGAAAACATCCTTATCATATTTTCGGAGTCAGTAAAAGTTGGGAAGGGTCATTAACCATGATGGGGGTTAGTGTTTTTGTGACCAGTCTTATTCTCTTATCTATTGGTAGTCCCATCGGTTTAACCGTCCTTATTTCGTTGCTAGTAGGGGTATTTGCTACCGGGTTAGAAGCGTTTTCCATCTGGGGAATTGATAATTTGACCGTTCCTGTCGGTAGTGCAATTGTTGCTTTTTACTTAGGTCAACGATTATAG
- a CDS encoding class I SAM-dependent methyltransferase, giving the protein MKRIVEPELMEEEAQSLAYAEADFEQPHSYFIQLFQEKFANYIPDNVLDLGCGTGDITLRFAKAYSDCNIHGIDGSKTMLAYAYKDLANCHQNVIQRVKLIEGILPEISLPLSHYDVIISNSLLHHLHDPFVLWRSLRQYSQPGTKIFIMDLLRPESMEEADKLVKNYAQNEQLILQRDFFNSLCAAFSISEVKEQLLNQNLDYLFLEQISDRHFIIFGEYQ; this is encoded by the coding sequence ATGAAAAGAATAGTTGAACCAGAATTAATGGAAGAAGAAGCGCAAAGTTTAGCTTATGCAGAAGCAGACTTTGAACAACCCCATAGTTATTTTATTCAATTATTTCAAGAAAAATTTGCTAATTACATTCCTGATAATGTACTCGATTTAGGATGTGGTACAGGAGATATTACTTTAAGATTTGCTAAAGCTTATTCTGATTGTAATATTCATGGAATTGATGGTTCAAAAACCATGTTGGCTTATGCTTACAAAGATTTAGCTAATTGTCATCAAAATGTCATTCAAAGAGTAAAATTGATTGAAGGAATTTTACCAGAAATTTCTTTACCATTAAGTCATTATGATGTGATTATTAGTAATAGTTTGCTCCATCATTTACATGATCCTTTTGTACTTTGGCGATCGCTAAGACAATATAGTCAACCAGGGACTAAAATCTTCATAATGGATTTATTGCGTCCTGAAAGTATGGAAGAAGCTGATAAATTAGTGAAAAATTATGCCCAAAATGAGCAATTAATTTTACAAAGAGACTTTTTTAATTCTCTATGTGCAGCTTTCAGTATTTCTGAAGTAAAAGAGCAATTACTTAACCAAAATTTAGATTATTTATTCCTTGAACAAATAAGCGATCGCCATTTTATTATTTTTGGTGAATATCAATAA
- a CDS encoding class II aldolase/adducin family protein, with translation MNQTSTIPTETTKNTPYNLDESSIRIKLAAIYRLIDYFGWNDLTLTHASARLSGSESHFLINSIEFYFDQIKASNLVKIDFEGNKIDNNSLPVNPTGFVIHSAILEARPDINAVIHAHTPYGVAVSTLECGFLPIDQIGMMFHNKIAYHDYNGLGMNIEEKAGLVADLGPEKLLMIDRNHGLVVCGRTIEEAFVNLYFFESACRTQILAMSTGTKINQLSPEILDSTAKQLEKVRRPDPSNTRKPNLDKQTFDGLLKELDRIDPSYRN, from the coding sequence ATGAATCAAACATCTACAATTCCCACTGAAACAACAAAAAATACACCTTATAACCTAGATGAATCCTCTATTCGTATTAAATTAGCAGCAATTTATAGACTTATTGATTATTTTGGTTGGAATGATTTAACTTTAACCCATGCAAGTGCTAGATTATCAGGATCTGAGTCTCATTTTTTAATTAATTCTATCGAATTTTATTTTGATCAAATAAAAGCGTCTAACTTAGTCAAAATAGACTTTGAAGGAAATAAGATTGATAACAATTCTTTGCCAGTAAATCCTACTGGTTTTGTTATCCATAGTGCCATATTAGAAGCACGACCAGATATTAATGCAGTTATTCATGCTCATACTCCTTATGGAGTAGCAGTATCTACCCTTGAATGTGGTTTTTTACCTATTGATCAAATAGGAATGATGTTTCATAATAAAATAGCATATCATGACTATAATGGTTTAGGGATGAATATTGAGGAAAAAGCTGGTTTGGTTGCTGATTTAGGACCAGAAAAACTATTAATGATAGATAGAAATCATGGTTTAGTAGTATGTGGCAGAACCATTGAAGAAGCCTTTGTTAATCTTTATTTTTTCGAGTCTGCTTGTCGTACCCAAATTTTAGCCATGTCAACAGGAACAAAAATTAATCAACTTTCTCCTGAAATTTTAGATTCTACTGCCAAACAATTAGAAAAAGTAAGAAGACCAGATCCATCAAATACTCGTAAACCTAATTTAGATAAACAAACATTTGATGGTTTATTAAAAGAATTAGATCGAATTGATCCTTCTTATCGTAATTAA
- a CDS encoding DUF1622 domain-containing protein, protein MNIILTNFCQVLAVFVIFIGVTKALIIFLKYLLFKPPTPEGFHKSRLAMGYSFSLGLSFLIGASILNTMISSKWDDIARLIVIIAIRTVLNYFLMQAIDNSGESASLNSKQITDLKPNIQQINS, encoded by the coding sequence TTGAATATTATTCTAACGAACTTTTGTCAAGTACTTGCCGTATTTGTGATTTTTATTGGTGTTACTAAAGCCTTAATTATTTTTTTGAAGTATTTATTATTTAAACCTCCAACACCAGAAGGCTTTCACAAAAGCCGTTTAGCGATGGGATATTCCTTTTCTTTGGGATTAAGTTTTTTAATAGGAGCAAGTATTCTTAACACTATGATCTCTAGTAAATGGGATGATATTGCTAGATTGATCGTCATTATTGCCATTCGTACAGTTCTTAATTATTTTCTCATGCAAGCTATCGATAATTCTGGAGAATCGGCATCTTTAAATTCTAAACAGATAACCGATCTCAAACCCAATATACAGCAGATTAATTCTTAA
- a CDS encoding siderophore biosynthesis protein: MLNEETQSLRIWKGFHWSFFVMTQGLTICLKRFEEAIKQNDLILAQKELKTATNLMLASSAAMKLTGSFNPSHYQNYIRSTMNPPGVKSPDFSGLMSWDHAILIELWKQLKPIFSSIPLEIKPNHDEFIIAYKNLAESHRKVCSKFGGEEMGSLVCPNKTAVETLDKFANNRQRLLKGNKAKFSC; encoded by the coding sequence ATGTTAAACGAAGAAACTCAATCCTTAAGAATCTGGAAAGGCTTTCATTGGTCATTTTTTGTCATGACTCAAGGATTGACTATTTGCTTAAAAAGATTTGAAGAAGCTATTAAACAAAATGATTTAATCTTAGCCCAAAAAGAATTAAAAACTGCAACCAATCTCATGTTAGCTTCTAGTGCAGCGATGAAATTAACTGGAAGTTTTAATCCTAGTCATTATCAAAATTATATCCGTTCGACTATGAATCCCCCTGGGGTTAAATCCCCTGATTTTAGTGGTTTAATGTCTTGGGATCATGCTATTTTAATTGAACTCTGGAAACAATTAAAACCAATTTTTTCCTCTATTCCGCTTGAAATTAAACCAAATCATGACGAGTTCATTATAGCTTATAAAAATCTTGCTGAATCTCATCGGAAAGTGTGTTCAAAATTTGGTGGTGAAGAAATGGGTAGTTTAGTTTGTCCAAATAAAACTGCCGTTGAAACTTTAGATAAATTTGCCAATAATCGTCAACGTTTATTAAAAGGAAACAAAGCTAAATTTTCTTGTTAA
- a CDS encoding response regulator: MSSEICNVLLIEDKLDNVKLVQELLVDAQNSSLANGLNFPITCVANLEEGMTILADHSFDVILLDLILPDSQGFDTLIKIREKFPNIPIIVETENNDETLVVKSFQLGADGYLQIQSIDSNLLVYAIRLAIERQKYRNQIALGQQKQQQAVEIADLESIVSAGISTSITARMFGADSLQESVPDLFEELAQIYGNLLELALEQRMFKVDHNISEQLKMLADKLGFLKASPRDAIEIHTKILKEKSGDVTLARTQAYVSEGRIMILELIGYLASFYRKYYIRLSNITISHKSDYR; the protein is encoded by the coding sequence ATGTCGAGTGAGATCTGTAATGTTCTTTTAATAGAAGATAAATTAGATAATGTTAAGCTAGTCCAAGAATTACTGGTAGATGCTCAAAATTCTTCTCTAGCCAACGGATTAAACTTTCCAATAACTTGTGTTGCCAATTTAGAGGAAGGGATGACTATACTAGCAGATCATTCTTTTGATGTGATTTTGCTAGACTTAATTTTACCTGATAGTCAAGGATTTGATACACTGATTAAAATTCGAGAGAAATTTCCTAATATTCCGATTATTGTAGAAACAGAAAATAACGATGAAACCTTAGTTGTTAAATCTTTTCAATTAGGGGCTGATGGTTATTTACAAATTCAAAGTATCGATAGTAACTTATTAGTTTATGCAATTCGTTTAGCTATCGAGCGACAAAAATATCGCAATCAAATAGCCCTCGGACAACAAAAACAACAGCAAGCAGTAGAAATAGCTGACTTAGAATCTATAGTCAGTGCGGGAATAAGTACCAGTATTACTGCTAGAATGTTTGGAGCGGATTCTTTACAAGAAAGCGTACCCGACCTATTTGAAGAATTGGCTCAAATCTATGGTAACTTACTCGAACTGGCCTTAGAACAAAGAATGTTTAAAGTGGATCATAACATCTCCGAACAACTCAAAATGTTAGCGGATAAACTAGGATTTCTCAAGGCCAGTCCTAGAGATGCCATAGAAATACATACTAAAATTTTAAAAGAGAAAAGTGGAGATGTCACCTTAGCCAGAACCCAAGCCTATGTGTCAGAAGGACGTATAATGATCTTAGAATTAATAGGGTATTTAGCATCATTTTATCGAAAATACTATATTAGATTAAGCAACATTACTATCTCACACAAATCTGACTATCGCTAA
- a CDS encoding circadian clock KaiB family protein, whose amino-acid sequence MNKYLLRLYITGNSIYSRRAITNLLRICHEELRDQYSVEIIDVLEDPQKAEQEKILVTPTLIKQLPPPLQRIIGDMSNTEKVLLGLDLIPQEIDTR is encoded by the coding sequence ATGAACAAATATCTTTTGAGATTATATATAACTGGAAACTCCATCTATTCTCGGCGTGCGATTACCAATCTTTTACGGATTTGTCATGAAGAACTTAGAGATCAATACAGTGTAGAAATTATTGATGTTTTAGAAGACCCCCAAAAAGCAGAACAAGAGAAAATTTTAGTGACACCCACCCTAATTAAACAATTACCTCCCCCTCTCCAGCGAATTATTGGAGATATGTCTAACACCGAAAAAGTCTTATTAGGCTTAGATTTGATTCCTCAAGAGATAGACACGAGATAA